Proteins encoded within one genomic window of Candidatus Omnitrophota bacterium:
- a CDS encoding DUF362 domain-containing protein, with the protein MGPKVSIVRADSYDTGKVCSAVKEAVDLVGGISAFVKKGEKILLKPNVLSSRPPESGVNTHPEVLRAVIRLVKGAGAEIIVGDSPGGMGQRDAGSTYGESGIKKVCEEEGVRLVDFDKAQNIKGMPISVWAKEADGVISVPKMKTHDLMTLTGALKNSYGLAIGQFKSDCHLKAPRPDEFAKLAIDVFETAIPRLVVMDGIVAMEGNGPAAGELRRANLVMASNDCVACDAVYAGLVGIEPLRLPITAEAYKRKLGEADLSKIEVLGETIEGARIRGFKLPATSIMMKVPKPVFKWLSKAIRFFPVINDKICKKCLICEKSCPAKCITIKEEGSRIDYRRCIKCFCCHELCPHAAISVGRSFLAKMFGKMV; encoded by the coding sequence ATGGGCCCGAAAGTCTCGATAGTAAGAGCGGATTCGTACGATACAGGCAAGGTCTGCTCCGCCGTAAAAGAGGCGGTGGACCTGGTCGGCGGCATCTCCGCCTTCGTCAAAAAAGGCGAGAAGATACTGCTTAAGCCGAACGTCCTCTCCTCAAGGCCGCCCGAGTCCGGCGTAAATACGCATCCCGAGGTCCTGCGGGCCGTCATACGCCTCGTTAAGGGCGCGGGCGCCGAGATCATCGTCGGGGATTCGCCCGGCGGGATGGGGCAGAGGGACGCCGGTTCGACATACGGGGAATCCGGGATAAAAAAAGTCTGCGAGGAAGAGGGCGTAAGGCTTGTAGACTTCGACAAGGCGCAGAACATAAAGGGGATGCCGATATCGGTCTGGGCGAAAGAGGCCGATGGCGTCATCTCCGTCCCGAAGATGAAGACGCACGACCTGATGACGCTCACCGGCGCGCTGAAGAATTCATACGGGCTCGCGATCGGGCAGTTCAAATCAGACTGCCACCTTAAGGCGCCGAGGCCTGATGAGTTCGCGAAACTCGCGATAGATGTGTTTGAGACTGCGATACCCAGGCTCGTCGTCATGGACGGCATAGTTGCGATGGAAGGCAACGGGCCCGCGGCAGGGGAACTCCGCAGAGCGAACCTTGTGATGGCGAGCAACGACTGCGTGGCCTGCGACGCGGTATACGCCGGGCTCGTCGGCATTGAACCGCTCCGGCTCCCCATAACCGCCGAGGCGTACAAACGGAAATTAGGCGAGGCCGACCTTTCAAAAATAGAGGTCCTCGGCGAAACTATCGAAGGCGCGCGGATACGCGGTTTCAAGCTGCCGGCTACCTCGATAATGATGAAAGTCCCGAAGCCTGTCTTTAAATGGCTCTCGAAAGCTATCAGGTTTTTCCCCGTAATTAATGATAAAATATGCAAGAAGTGCCTGATATGCGAGAAGAGCTGCCCGGCGAAGTGCATCACGATAAAAGAGGAAGGCTCGAGGATAGATTACAGGCGCTGCATCAAGTGTTTCTGCTGCCACGAGCTCTGTCCCCATGCCGCCATCTCGGTGGGGCGCAGCTTCCTGGCGAAAATGTTCGGGAAAATGGTGTAA
- the mtnA gene encoding S-methyl-5-thioribose-1-phosphate isomerase, translating into MAIHTIRWDAQKSGGAIKIIDQTLLPNKLVYLSFRDVKKFWHAIKKLQVRGAPALGVAAAYGTYLGIRNSRAKNYNEFVRELDRVIKFIGSARPTAVNLFWGLDRMRASAVKNKKKPVPEIKKALLAEAHKVYEEDRAICRKMAVYGARLIKDGDVILTHCNAGALATADYGTALGVIYMAKEQGKRVKVYADETRPLLQGARLTAWELMREGIDVTLICDNMAAHVMSLGKVTKVIVGADRITRNGDAANKIGTYGVAVLAKYHKVPFYVVAPVSTIDFNLPYGRLIPIEERRGEEITTIRGNLLAPKGVKTYSPAFDVTPAALITAIVTEKGVFKPDEIKKIR; encoded by the coding sequence ATGGCTATCCATACGATAAGATGGGACGCACAAAAGTCGGGCGGGGCAATAAAAATAATAGACCAGACCCTGCTGCCGAACAAGCTCGTATACCTGAGTTTCCGCGACGTAAAGAAATTTTGGCACGCGATAAAGAAATTGCAGGTGCGCGGAGCTCCGGCATTGGGCGTTGCCGCCGCATACGGGACTTACCTGGGAATCCGGAATTCGCGTGCCAAAAATTATAATGAGTTTGTCCGCGAATTGGACCGCGTCATAAAGTTCATCGGTTCGGCCAGGCCGACCGCGGTAAACCTCTTCTGGGGCCTCGACAGGATGCGTGCCTCCGCGGTAAAAAATAAGAAAAAACCGGTCCCGGAGATAAAGAAGGCTCTGCTCGCCGAGGCGCATAAAGTATATGAGGAGGACAGGGCGATATGCAGGAAGATGGCCGTATACGGCGCGCGGCTCATCAAGGACGGAGATGTCATATTGACTCACTGCAATGCCGGGGCGCTCGCGACTGCCGATTATGGCACCGCGCTCGGCGTAATTTATATGGCGAAGGAACAGGGCAAGCGCGTAAAGGTATATGCCGATGAGACGCGGCCGCTATTGCAGGGCGCGCGCCTTACCGCGTGGGAACTGATGCGCGAGGGAATAGATGTCACGCTCATCTGCGATAACATGGCCGCGCATGTGATGAGCTTGGGCAAGGTCACGAAGGTCATCGTCGGCGCTGACAGGATAACGCGTAACGGCGACGCGGCGAACAAGATCGGCACTTACGGGGTGGCGGTCCTGGCGAAATACCACAAGGTACCTTTTTATGTCGTAGCGCCGGTCTCAACGATAGATTTCAACCTGCCATACGGCAGGTTGATCCCGATAGAAGAAAGACGCGGCGAGGAGATCACGACGATCCGCGGGAATTTGCTCGCGCCGAAAGGGGTAAAGACATATAGCCCGGCGTTCGACGTCACGCCTGCGGCGCTCATCACTGCGATAGTCACGG
- a CDS encoding type II CAAX endopeptidase family protein has protein sequence MSWDKLRRFAGGNRIYLLMLSFIIATEIFLAVSPSPDRKERLAEKKKTHKILTPKEVLAQEERIRELLAGDKLLGFAVTASTFLSAAALLAGLVLGIRGIARKLNGRDLMVAYGSPPDVPWQLTDILRVIITFYFFSYALQWVEANMFDLMKVDNPNEVFFGVLNATLIDIIGLAIVAHFAVNKFKSGFAGLGLVFKNIKRNMRVAIGGYLVIVPVLAVIMIIVFIGLRIFSYEPPETKALEILYEAKGTKLLLVLTALVTVIGPIAEELFFRGFAYPVFRKKIGVRNAILLISFVFAMLHMNIVSFFPIFALGILLAYLYEKTGSVVPSIAVHIIHNSAVIFFVFLYKLIAIPN, from the coding sequence ATGTCGTGGGATAAGCTAAGGAGATTCGCGGGCGGGAACCGGATCTACCTTTTGATGCTTTCTTTTATAATAGCGACCGAGATATTCCTGGCGGTGTCGCCCTCGCCCGATAGGAAAGAGAGGCTTGCCGAGAAGAAGAAAACGCATAAGATACTTACGCCTAAGGAGGTCCTCGCGCAGGAAGAGAGGATAAGGGAGCTGCTCGCGGGCGACAAGCTCCTCGGTTTCGCGGTCACGGCCAGCACATTCTTGAGCGCGGCCGCCCTTTTGGCAGGCCTTGTCCTCGGGATAAGAGGCATCGCGCGCAAGCTTAACGGCCGCGACCTCATGGTTGCCTACGGCTCACCGCCGGATGTGCCCTGGCAGTTAACGGATATCCTAAGGGTAATAATCACGTTCTATTTTTTCTCCTATGCGCTCCAATGGGTAGAGGCCAATATGTTCGACCTGATGAAAGTAGATAACCCCAACGAGGTGTTCTTCGGCGTTCTTAACGCGACCCTGATAGATATCATCGGCCTGGCCATAGTAGCGCATTTCGCGGTAAATAAATTCAAAAGCGGTTTCGCCGGGCTGGGGCTCGTTTTTAAGAACATAAAGAGGAACATGAGGGTCGCCATCGGCGGCTATCTTGTAATCGTACCGGTCCTGGCTGTCATAATGATCATAGTCTTCATCGGCCTCAGGATATTCAGTTATGAACCGCCTGAGACGAAGGCGCTCGAGATACTCTATGAGGCGAAGGGGACGAAGCTCCTCCTTGTCCTTACGGCGCTCGTTACCGTCATCGGGCCGATCGCCGAGGAGCTCTTCTTCAGGGGATTCGCGTATCCGGTGTTCAGGAAGAAGATAGGGGTGAGGAACGCGATACTTCTCATCTCATTCGTCTTCGCGATGCTTCATATGAACATAGTCTCGTTCTTCCCGATATTCGCGCTCGGCATCCTCCTGGCGTACCTTTACGAGAAGACCGGTTCTGTCGTTCCGTCGATAGCGGTGCATATAATCCATAATTCGGCCGTTATATTTTTCGTGTTCCTGTATAAATTAATAGCGATCCCTAATTAG